One part of the Lachnospiraceae bacterium JLR.KK002 genome encodes these proteins:
- a CDS encoding response regulator transcription factor: MNTNETSRILIVDDNQEIREVVNILLSGEGYEAEEAADGAEALEKIRQNTYDLVILDVMMPNMNGYQTCMEIRKSSNTPILFLSAKSQVEDKMLGFSSGGDDYLPKPFSCQELMSRVKALIRRYQIYRGKEGAGELAEEIREPASQNAEHVITLPGIKIYEDRQKVLLEGKEIELTEIEYSILYLLGKYRGQIFSVQRLYESIWEEDYYYGASNTVMVHIRNLRGKIEKDPHNPKIIRNVWGKGYRCE; encoded by the coding sequence ATGAACACAAATGAAACATCACGCATTCTTATCGTGGATGACAATCAGGAAATCCGGGAAGTGGTAAACATTTTGCTGTCCGGAGAAGGATATGAGGCAGAAGAGGCCGCAGACGGAGCAGAAGCGCTGGAAAAAATCCGGCAAAACACCTACGACCTGGTGATACTGGACGTGATGATGCCCAATATGAACGGATATCAGACCTGTATGGAAATCCGCAAAAGCAGTAATACGCCCATTTTGTTTCTGAGCGCCAAATCCCAGGTGGAAGATAAGATGCTGGGATTTTCCAGCGGGGGAGACGATTATCTGCCCAAACCATTTTCCTGCCAGGAGCTGATGAGCAGAGTGAAAGCTCTGATTCGCAGGTATCAGATTTACAGAGGGAAAGAAGGGGCAGGAGAATTAGCCGAAGAAATCAGGGAACCGGCAAGTCAGAATGCAGAACATGTCATTACGCTGCCGGGAATCAAAATTTACGAAGACCGGCAGAAAGTCCTGCTGGAAGGAAAAGAGATTGAGCTGACAGAGATTGAATATTCCATTCTGTATCTGCTGGGGAAATACCGGGGCCAGATTTTTTCCGTGCAGCGCCTGTACGAAAGTATCTGGGAGGAAGATTATTATTACGGGGCTTCCAACACGGTAATGGTGCACATTCGGAATCTGCGGGGGAAAATCGAGAAAGACCCCCACAATCCGAAAATTATCAGAAATGTCTGGGGAAAGGGGTACCGCTGTGAGTAA
- the hypB gene encoding hydrogenase nickel incorporation protein HypB, which produces MSEFRVLEIKQSVFEDNDRDAQALRQDLKREKTFLLNLMSSPGAGKTTTLTRTIEALKDEMKIGVMEADIDSDVDAHTISKTGAKVIQLHTGGMCHLDADMTRQGIKGLGTDEIDLAILENVGNLVCPAEFDTGASRNAMILSVPEGDDKPLKYPLMFRICDVLLINKIDVLEYFDFDLEACKERARKLNPDIKIIPVSARTGEGIEEWADWLRTEVKEWRNE; this is translated from the coding sequence ATGAGCGAATTCAGAGTTTTGGAGATTAAACAGAGCGTATTTGAAGATAACGACAGAGATGCACAGGCATTGCGTCAGGATTTAAAACGGGAAAAGACATTTTTGTTAAATCTGATGTCATCCCCCGGCGCCGGGAAAACCACCACCCTGACCCGCACCATAGAAGCCCTGAAAGATGAAATGAAGATTGGCGTGATGGAAGCGGATATTGATTCTGATGTGGACGCTCACACCATTTCAAAAACGGGAGCCAAAGTAATCCAGCTTCATACGGGCGGCATGTGCCATCTGGACGCGGACATGACACGTCAGGGCATCAAAGGCCTTGGTACGGATGAAATAGATCTGGCCATTCTGGAAAATGTGGGCAATCTGGTATGTCCGGCAGAATTTGATACCGGAGCGTCCAGAAACGCCATGATTTTAAGCGTGCCGGAGGGGGATGACAAACCCTTAAAGTATCCCCTGATGTTCCGTATCTGCGATGTGCTGTTAATCAATAAAATTGATGTGCTGGAATACTTTGATTTTGATCTGGAAGCATGTAAGGAACGGGCCAGAAAATTAAATCCGGATATAAAAATTATCCCTGTTTCAGCCAGAACGGGGGAAGGAATCGAAGAATGGGCCGACTGGCTCCGTACAGAAGTGAAGGAATGGAGGAACGAATAA
- a CDS encoding hydrogenase maturation nickel metallochaperone HypA produces the protein MHELGVVMQVVNVVEKFARENQVEKIDTVVLQIGELSSMIPKYVEEVYPAAADGTMLEGSRLQVEIMPANGRCNQCGTVFHLVEHEGECPQCKSADCDMLSGREFYIKEIVCY, from the coding sequence GTGCATGAACTGGGCGTAGTGATGCAGGTGGTGAACGTTGTGGAGAAATTTGCCAGGGAGAATCAGGTGGAAAAGATTGATACGGTGGTGCTCCAGATTGGAGAGCTCTCCTCCATGATTCCCAAATACGTGGAGGAAGTATATCCGGCGGCCGCGGACGGAACCATGTTAGAAGGGAGCCGGCTGCAGGTGGAAATTATGCCTGCCAACGGACGTTGCAACCAGTGCGGCACCGTGTTCCACCTGGTAGAACATGAGGGAGAATGCCCTCAGTGTAAGAGCGCCGACTGTGATATGCTCAGCGGCCGGGAGTTTTATATCAAGGAAATTGTGTGTTATTAA
- a CDS encoding GntR family transcriptional regulator, with product MEFQKLCAPSLHELFVQQLEHMILSGKLKTGEKLPTERQLAQSMQVSRAVVNGGLAELERKGFVIIKPRVGAFVADYRRTGTLETLISIMNYNGGHLRDEEIRSILEVRIGLDCFAVQLFLEHMTDEDLEILYEKVEAIKKAASDSKAASAAFEFQHELAFLSKNTLIPLIFHSFRIPVLTLWERFCSLYGIEALYQNNYTLWTYLRRRDLEGAVKWIHDSVGESIHGSREIYYKS from the coding sequence ATGGAATTTCAGAAACTATGTGCACCATCTCTTCACGAACTGTTTGTACAGCAACTGGAACACATGATTCTGTCCGGTAAGCTGAAAACCGGAGAAAAACTTCCCACAGAGCGGCAGCTTGCCCAGTCCATGCAGGTGAGCCGTGCTGTGGTAAACGGCGGCCTTGCGGAACTGGAGCGAAAGGGATTTGTGATTATCAAGCCGAGAGTAGGCGCTTTTGTGGCCGATTACCGCCGAACCGGAACACTGGAAACACTGATTTCCATTATGAATTACAACGGCGGACATCTGCGGGATGAAGAAATCCGTTCTATTCTGGAAGTCCGCATCGGCCTGGATTGTTTTGCCGTTCAGCTTTTTCTGGAGCATATGACAGATGAAGATCTGGAAATCCTTTACGAAAAAGTAGAAGCAATCAAAAAAGCAGCCTCTGACAGCAAAGCCGCCAGTGCCGCTTTTGAATTTCAGCATGAACTTGCCTTTTTATCCAAAAATACCCTGATTCCCCTGATTTTTCATTCTTTTCGCATTCCGGTACTCACCCTCTGGGAACGCTTCTGTTCCCTTTACGGAATAGAGGCCCTTTATCAGAACAATTATACCCTGTGGACTTATCTGAGGCGCAGAGATCTGGAGGGTGCGGTAAAATGGATTCACGACTCTGTGGGGGAGAGCATTCACGGTTCCCGTGAAATCTACTATAAAAGCTGA
- a CDS encoding histidine kinase dimerization/phospho-acceptor domain-containing protein: MSKKNASARKKHEKTSIRDRIFQFPRKMTGRLFLLLILCAVLSIFTFRYTMQHQTWVYVELVKRGITSFNPEKIVQEMQEKAKYISFQETGDEELRKLLDVEKYDDGYTMITFYDEESLFRCYGIEPAVWDSFVSDMFWYNDVGYYRGQDYMGKLEFQDITGEVMIYSMHQAQIVVPYFLTALIISLLFFSPVLIYVWNRMRYVGRLKNEVLVMAEGDLEHPVTVKGRDEIGILARNLDEMRLALDDNIRREQEGKKANHDLISSVSHDLRTPMTTLYGYLEIMSQNRCPEQKREEYLVRCIEKVEEIRTLSDKMFEYALVYETREQTELSEIYLGDLLEELEGHQEFLRLKGYQVQTDFQVEESVKIMGNHMFFRRMFNNLFSNILKYGERGEPVLVKAALDRGSLQMVFLNERRQRMKQVESNRIGLKSVRKMAELQHGKFFMVEGEETFAVTMEFPLI, translated from the coding sequence GTGAGTAAAAAGAACGCGTCGGCCAGAAAAAAACATGAGAAAACAAGTATACGGGACAGAATCTTTCAGTTTCCCCGGAAAATGACAGGGAGGCTTTTTCTGCTGCTGATTCTGTGCGCAGTTCTGAGTATTTTTACTTTCCGCTATACCATGCAGCATCAGACCTGGGTGTATGTGGAACTGGTGAAACGGGGCATTACATCCTTTAATCCGGAAAAAATTGTGCAGGAAATGCAGGAGAAAGCAAAATACATATCTTTTCAGGAGACAGGAGATGAAGAACTGAGGAAACTTCTGGATGTGGAAAAATATGACGACGGCTATACCATGATAACTTTTTATGATGAGGAGAGTCTGTTCCGGTGCTACGGCATAGAGCCCGCTGTGTGGGATTCCTTTGTCAGCGATATGTTCTGGTATAATGATGTGGGTTATTACCGCGGACAGGATTACATGGGAAAACTGGAATTTCAGGATATCACAGGAGAGGTGATGATATATTCCATGCATCAGGCTCAGATCGTAGTGCCTTATTTTCTGACTGCCCTGATAATCAGCCTTCTGTTTTTCAGCCCGGTACTGATTTATGTGTGGAACAGAATGCGGTATGTTGGAAGGCTGAAAAATGAAGTGCTGGTCATGGCGGAAGGAGATCTGGAACACCCTGTCACTGTGAAAGGGAGAGACGAAATCGGCATTCTGGCCCGGAATCTGGATGAAATGCGTCTGGCGCTGGATGACAATATCCGCAGGGAACAGGAAGGAAAGAAAGCAAATCATGATTTAATAAGTTCTGTTTCCCATGATTTGAGAACACCTATGACCACATTATACGGCTATCTGGAGATTATGAGCCAGAACAGGTGCCCGGAGCAGAAACGGGAAGAATATCTGGTCAGATGTATTGAAAAGGTAGAAGAAATCCGTACTCTGTCCGATAAAATGTTTGAATACGCACTGGTATATGAGACCCGTGAGCAGACAGAACTGTCAGAAATTTATCTGGGAGACCTGCTGGAGGAACTGGAGGGACATCAGGAATTTTTACGATTGAAAGGATATCAGGTACAGACGGATTTCCAGGTGGAAGAATCTGTAAAAATTATGGGAAACCACATGTTCTTCCGACGGATGTTCAACAATCTCTTTTCCAATATTCTGAAGTATGGAGAGAGAGGAGAGCCGGTGCTTGTAAAGGCAGCTCTGGACAGGGGCAGCCTGCAGATGGTATTTTTAAACGAAAGAAGACAGCGGATGAAACAGGTGGAAAGCAACCGGATTGGACTGAAAAGCGTCCGTAAAATGGCAGAATTGCAGCATGGGAAATTTTTCATGGTGGAAGGAGAGGAGACCTTTGCGGTTACCATGGAATTTCCATTAATATAA
- a CDS encoding YfhO family protein, with product MNRINKWTYFYPLLLIIFTFICVLLVLPEGALFGSEGDWFSQHLAVAEQFRTIFYETGRILPDISPAGAGSNIYDFSYYGLLRPDVLISFLLPDVSMGWILSGYAILELMAGSVLCYYWLNRHLSIPFFGFIGGMLYSCAACFYQAHHQIMFVNYMPFLLLALRGADRLLEKEKHGLLVVSLVLVYLHSYYFAPAVLAAVGLWFLFRLYSEKEITGEKGKIAYWLRFAFSIVISIGISAILLLPTGLDLLSTSKDAGTPAAPAELFSVNFSMESLLYHPYGCGLTILCLYTLLLSIRRKSTRILALTLLVCLTWNICPYILSGFLYIRYKVLIPLVPLLLLLCTRTLELLFTGKERHSLFCGLLCLIPVYFFELPQAALADVVLTALIFTVIALAKKLWGSRHPEAVIPGRAENTSSPANRKPLPFYLLFCLVPAAVSVTVGQNDQFISASDNRQAVFSQEELETLELNRNYRFDCLTEPYANVNVLPLRDMGSTTMYSSVTDSNYADFYYNIMKNPIRVRNRVALMTDANPFFSYLMGIRYIQTWDSHIPWGYEPIARKGHTVIAENSRVLPVAYTSISCMAQEEFDRLEFPWTLEALTRYTIADSSRTENSGSLQGSVTAETFQKTSRITPVSLEDLTVERLSDMFEASAASWQQQDDDTVLSLSLKQETKITLPLREPLKDKILICSFSAKSPKNREVTLEINGIRNRLSGKNAPYPNQNHTFTWLISSSQTLDALDITLSSGTYLLSDLQFWIMDTEDWGKPDAVPASSEKTSGHTLFRGTVSCEKDGFFVTSFPFRKGYTVRADGKEISPRSVNQGFVGFPLTAGTHEISISYVPPGKTAAAVISFLSLLLFAAGILPENIYKKRGVMMKKYFNLKNHRLLTASASKHSLSEMFSYLLTGGATTLINYGVYLTLLHFKADYLAANTIAWIFAVSFAYVANRRFVFRSENQIGKELVSFVSLRFLTLLTENLLLILFIQRCQIHPVLSKLAVSFVTVAANYVICKCQIFRKPAGYLNTRPLPEKGEEIHE from the coding sequence ATGAACAGAATAAATAAATGGACTTACTTTTATCCCCTTCTTTTGATTATATTTACATTTATCTGTGTACTGCTGGTTCTGCCGGAGGGCGCTCTTTTCGGCTCCGAAGGGGACTGGTTCAGCCAGCATCTGGCTGTGGCGGAACAGTTTCGGACTATTTTTTATGAAACAGGGCGGATTTTACCGGATATTTCTCCGGCGGGCGCCGGCAGCAATATTTATGATTTTTCCTATTATGGACTGCTCCGGCCGGACGTACTGATTTCTTTTCTGCTTCCCGATGTTTCCATGGGATGGATTCTTTCCGGTTATGCCATTCTGGAGCTGATGGCAGGCAGTGTGCTCTGTTATTACTGGCTGAACAGACATCTGTCCATCCCATTTTTCGGATTTATAGGCGGAATGTTATATTCCTGTGCCGCATGTTTTTATCAGGCCCATCATCAGATTATGTTTGTAAATTATATGCCTTTTCTGCTGCTGGCCCTCCGGGGCGCGGACCGTCTGCTGGAAAAAGAAAAGCACGGGCTTCTGGTGGTTTCTCTGGTGCTGGTTTATCTCCACAGCTACTATTTTGCTCCGGCAGTGCTGGCGGCGGTGGGGCTCTGGTTCCTGTTTCGTCTGTATTCTGAAAAAGAAATTACAGGGGAAAAGGGCAAAATCGCATACTGGCTGAGATTTGCTTTTTCCATTGTTATTTCCATTGGAATCAGTGCCATTCTGCTGCTGCCCACGGGGCTGGATTTGCTTTCCACCAGTAAAGACGCAGGTACTCCTGCCGCCCCTGCTGAACTGTTTTCTGTGAATTTTTCCATGGAATCCTTGCTTTATCACCCTTATGGCTGCGGGCTGACTATTCTCTGCCTGTATACGCTGCTGCTGAGTATAAGGCGGAAAAGCACCAGAATTCTGGCCCTGACACTGCTGGTCTGCCTGACATGGAATATCTGCCCTTACATACTGAGCGGCTTTCTCTATATCCGTTATAAGGTACTGATTCCTCTGGTTCCTCTGTTGCTGCTGTTATGCACCCGCACATTGGAACTGCTGTTTACCGGAAAAGAACGCCACAGTCTGTTTTGCGGCCTGCTCTGTCTGATACCGGTATATTTTTTTGAACTGCCCCAGGCAGCGCTGGCAGACGTTGTGCTGACAGCTCTGATATTCACCGTGATTGCCCTGGCAAAAAAGCTATGGGGCAGCAGACATCCGGAAGCTGTCATCCCCGGTCGGGCAGAAAATACATCATCTCCGGCAAACAGAAAACCGCTCCCTTTTTATCTGCTGTTCTGCCTGGTTCCGGCAGCTGTGTCCGTCACAGTTGGACAGAACGACCAGTTTATCTCTGCTTCTGACAACCGGCAGGCTGTTTTTTCTCAGGAAGAACTGGAAACGCTGGAACTAAACAGAAATTACCGTTTTGACTGTCTCACAGAACCTTATGCCAACGTAAATGTACTGCCGCTGCGGGACATGGGAAGCACCACCATGTATTCCTCTGTCACAGACAGTAATTATGCGGATTTTTACTATAATATTATGAAAAATCCCATCCGGGTGCGTAACCGGGTGGCGCTGATGACAGACGCCAATCCCTTTTTTTCTTATCTGATGGGGATTCGCTACATTCAGACCTGGGATTCCCATATCCCCTGGGGGTATGAGCCCATTGCCCGAAAAGGCCATACGGTGATTGCAGAAAACAGCCGGGTACTTCCCGTCGCCTACACCAGTATTTCCTGTATGGCTCAGGAAGAATTTGACAGACTGGAATTCCCCTGGACACTGGAAGCTCTGACCAGATACACCATTGCAGACAGTTCCCGGACAGAAAATTCCGGCAGCCTGCAGGGTTCCGTTACTGCCGAAACATTTCAGAAAACCTCCCGGATTACCCCGGTTTCCCTGGAAGATCTGACGGTGGAAAGGCTGTCTGATATGTTTGAGGCATCGGCTGCCTCCTGGCAGCAACAGGATGACGACACGGTACTTTCCCTGTCTCTGAAGCAGGAAACCAAAATTACCCTGCCTCTGCGGGAACCTCTGAAAGATAAAATTCTTATCTGTTCCTTCAGCGCAAAGTCTCCCAAAAACAGAGAGGTTACCCTGGAAATCAACGGCATCCGGAACAGACTCTCCGGTAAAAATGCCCCTTATCCCAACCAGAACCATACGTTTACCTGGCTGATTTCTTCCAGTCAGACACTGGATGCACTGGATATTACCCTGAGCTCCGGAACGTATCTTCTGTCAGATTTGCAGTTCTGGATTATGGATACGGAAGACTGGGGCAAACCGGACGCAGTACCTGCCTCTTCCGAAAAAACATCGGGCCATACTCTGTTCCGGGGCACTGTCTCCTGTGAGAAAGACGGATTTTTTGTAACCTCTTTCCCTTTCCGTAAGGGCTATACGGTCCGGGCAGACGGAAAAGAGATTTCCCCCCGCTCTGTCAACCAGGGATTTGTGGGATTTCCCCTGACTGCCGGAACTCATGAGATAAGCATTTCTTATGTGCCCCCTGGAAAAACAGCCGCCGCTGTAATCAGTTTCCTGTCGCTTTTATTGTTTGCCGCCGGCATACTGCCGGAAAATATATATAAGAAAAGAGGAGTTATGATGAAAAAGTATTTTAACCTGAAAAACCACCGTCTGCTGACTGCTTCCGCCTCGAAACATTCCCTGTCGGAAATGTTCAGCTATCTGCTGACAGGGGGCGCTACCACACTGATTAATTATGGAGTCTATCTGACCCTGCTGCATTTTAAAGCGGATTATCTGGCCGCAAATACCATTGCATGGATATTTGCCGTATCCTTTGCCTATGTAGCTAACCGCAGATTCGTATTCCGTTCTGAAAATCAGATTGGAAAAGAACTGGTTTCCTTCGTGTCTCTCCGGTTCCTGACTTTGCTGACGGAAAACCTGCTTCTGATACTTTTTATACAGCGCTGTCAAATCCATCCCGTACTGTCCAAACTTGCAGTCAGCTTTGTGACGGTAGCCGCCAATTATGTCATCTGCAAATGCCAGATTTTCCGGAAACCTGCCGGATATCTGAACACCCGGCCCCTTCCGGAGAAAGGAGAGGAAATCCATGAATAA
- a CDS encoding FAD-dependent oxidoreductase: MKDLTRMYFPDWYKCEYKQKVLDLANHIGRKKPGSKGAYQWDDPEYVILEAGVDDEMAEVGMGLGISEKRSVAQIAKIVGKPEDYCFEQLKKLAVYGVCFWNTVNGEEVFWAETWIPGTMEMIVNNSENCKKYPIIGYAMEAYGRVRGPKSSGSFPVGVGLMRVIPIETAIEGNTRRASYEEVSKYLNENDIFTVTDCSCRTDRELMGEGCGHLKEDMCIQMGHAAEYYIKTGRGRQITREEAFEIIRKAEENGLMHQIPNIDGSGKTHAICNCCGCGCLSLRTAEMFKNNDMVRSNYVARVNKDNCVACGQCVENCPVNALKLGQKLCSSQPVTEDITTRETPRDTKWTEDKWNPDYRINREDVVDTGTAPCKTNCPAHIGVQGYIKLASQGRYKEALELIKHENPLPAVCGRICNRRCEDACTRGDVDEPIAIDEIKKFIAQQELDKDKRFLPAKRHDYSDKKIAIVGAGPAGLSCAYYLALDGYTITVFEKEQKLGGMLTMGIPAFRLEKDVVAAEIDIIREMGVEFKTGVEVGKDVTLDQLRSQGYKAFYLAPGAQGGRKVGIEGEDAEGVLSGIEFLRNLNQDETRKVSGKAVVVGGGNVAIDVSRTAVRAGAETVQQFCLESRQEMPAAEEEIMEAEEEHIVIQNGWGPKRVLVENGKVKGIEFKKCISVFDENHRFSPKYDENDVMTVEADYVLLSVGQSIQWGGLLDGSKAEVKANGAIIADDFTYQTGQEDIFAGGDAYTGPRFAIDAIAAGKQGAISIHRFVQNGQSLVYGRDRRIYKELNKEAAVIEDFDNTPRQRPNTIRSEKKAEESFRDLRGTFTEEQMRKETERCLGCGATVVDEYMCVGCGQCTTKCKFDAIKLERVYDGEGVQFLDMKPVVVKQMVKRQGKIAAKKVKSVFGGKN, translated from the coding sequence ATGAAAGATCTGACAAGGATGTATTTTCCGGACTGGTATAAATGCGAATATAAGCAGAAGGTGCTGGATCTGGCCAATCATATCGGAAGAAAGAAACCCGGCTCCAAAGGCGCTTACCAGTGGGATGACCCGGAATATGTCATTCTGGAAGCCGGTGTGGACGACGAAATGGCAGAAGTGGGCATGGGCCTTGGAATCAGTGAAAAACGCTCCGTTGCCCAGATTGCAAAAATCGTTGGCAAACCGGAAGATTACTGTTTTGAGCAGTTGAAAAAGCTGGCTGTTTACGGGGTCTGTTTCTGGAATACGGTGAACGGGGAAGAAGTGTTCTGGGCGGAGACCTGGATTCCCGGTACCATGGAAATGATTGTAAATAATTCGGAAAACTGTAAAAAATACCCCATTATCGGATATGCCATGGAGGCTTATGGACGTGTGCGGGGGCCGAAAAGTTCCGGCAGCTTTCCGGTGGGAGTGGGCCTTATGCGCGTGATTCCCATTGAGACAGCCATTGAGGGGAATACCCGCCGGGCTTCCTATGAAGAAGTGTCCAAATATCTGAATGAAAATGATATTTTCACCGTGACAGACTGTTCCTGCCGGACAGACCGGGAGCTGATGGGAGAAGGCTGCGGCCATCTGAAAGAAGACATGTGCATTCAGATGGGCCATGCGGCAGAATACTATATCAAAACAGGCAGAGGCCGCCAGATTACCAGGGAAGAAGCCTTTGAGATTATCCGCAAGGCAGAGGAAAACGGTCTGATGCACCAGATTCCCAATATCGACGGCTCCGGAAAGACCCATGCCATCTGCAACTGCTGCGGCTGCGGCTGCCTTTCCCTGCGTACTGCGGAAATGTTTAAAAATAACGATATGGTCCGCTCCAATTATGTGGCGAGAGTCAATAAAGATAACTGCGTGGCCTGCGGCCAGTGTGTGGAAAACTGTCCGGTCAATGCGCTGAAGCTGGGACAGAAGCTGTGCTCCTCCCAGCCGGTGACGGAGGATATTACCACCAGAGAAACGCCGCGAGATACCAAATGGACGGAAGACAAGTGGAATCCCGATTACCGGATTAACCGGGAAGACGTGGTGGATACGGGAACAGCGCCCTGCAAAACCAACTGTCCGGCCCATATCGGCGTACAGGGCTATATCAAACTGGCTTCTCAGGGCAGATATAAAGAGGCGCTGGAGCTGATTAAACATGAAAATCCTCTGCCGGCAGTCTGCGGACGCATCTGTAACCGCCGCTGTGAGGACGCATGTACCCGCGGCGACGTGGATGAACCCATTGCCATTGATGAAATTAAGAAATTCATTGCCCAGCAGGAGCTGGATAAAGACAAACGGTTCCTGCCCGCCAAACGCCACGATTACAGTGATAAGAAAATTGCCATTGTGGGTGCCGGGCCTGCCGGATTGTCCTGTGCCTATTATCTGGCGCTGGACGGCTACACCATTACCGTCTTTGAAAAAGAGCAGAAGCTGGGCGGTATGCTCACCATGGGAATTCCCGCGTTCCGTCTGGAAAAAGATGTGGTAGCGGCAGAAATCGACATTATCCGGGAAATGGGCGTGGAATTCAAAACCGGCGTGGAAGTGGGCAAAGACGTTACCCTTGACCAGCTGCGCAGCCAGGGTTATAAAGCCTTTTATCTGGCACCGGGCGCCCAGGGCGGAAGAAAAGTGGGTATTGAGGGCGAAGACGCCGAAGGCGTCCTGTCCGGTATCGAGTTCCTGAGAAATCTGAATCAGGACGAGACCAGGAAAGTCAGCGGAAAAGCAGTAGTCGTAGGCGGCGGAAATGTGGCCATCGACGTAAGCCGGACTGCAGTACGTGCCGGAGCAGAGACCGTGCAGCAGTTCTGTCTGGAGAGTCGTCAGGAAATGCCTGCGGCAGAAGAAGAAATTATGGAGGCGGAAGAAGAACATATTGTAATTCAGAACGGCTGGGGTCCCAAACGGGTTCTGGTGGAAAATGGAAAAGTAAAAGGCATTGAGTTTAAGAAATGTATTTCCGTTTTTGATGAGAACCACAGATTCAGCCCAAAATATGACGAGAACGATGTGATGACTGTGGAAGCAGACTATGTGCTTCTTTCCGTGGGCCAGTCCATCCAGTGGGGCGGATTGCTGGATGGATCCAAAGCAGAAGTAAAAGCCAACGGCGCCATTATTGCAGATGACTTTACTTATCAGACCGGGCAGGAAGATATTTTTGCGGGAGGAGACGCTTATACCGGGCCCAGATTTGCCATTGACGCCATTGCGGCAGGAAAACAGGGAGCCATTTCCATTCATCGTTTTGTACAGAACGGCCAGAGCCTTGTATATGGACGGGACCGCCGGATTTATAAGGAACTGAACAAAGAAGCGGCAGTCATTGAGGACTTTGACAATACGCCCCGTCAGCGGCCGAATACCATTCGTTCCGAGAAAAAAGCAGAGGAGAGCTTCCGGGATTTACGGGGAACTTTTACCGAGGAACAGATGCGCAAAGAGACAGAGCGGTGCCTGGGCTGCGGCGCTACTGTTGTGGATGAATATATGTGCGTGGGCTGCGGACAATGTACCACCAAATGTAAATTTGACGCCATCAAACTGGAGCGTGTCTATGACGGTGAGGGTGTGCAATTCCTGGATATGAAGCCGGTGGTGGTAAAACAGATGGTAAAACGCCAGGGCAAAATTGCCGCCAAAAAGGTAAAAAGCGTATTCGGAGGAAAAAATTAG
- a CDS encoding glycosyltransferase family 2 protein — protein MNKLSIIVPCYNEEEVVALFYQETLKSVTAIQNLDYEFIFIDDGSKDHTLDILRLLCYRDKHCHYFSFSRNFGKEAAMYAGLEQSSGDYCVIMDADLQHPPTLLAPMYQALSQEGYDCCAGKRMGREGDGAIRGLLSRSFYKVIQKMTHMDMRDGAGDFRMMNRTMVDAILQMKEYNRYTKGIFSFVGFETKWLEFQNVERAAGTSKWNLKSLFSYAFDGILSFSTAPLKLPGILGMLLFLISCCMGILALVQQALFHHSMGTLYGISLLVIFLSSLQMMMVFILGEYLSRDYLENKKRPLYLLRERDEQHGPLAQTHEAYDRKEPGSGAHELNGKKRRRRPVPQA, from the coding sequence ATGAATAAACTGAGTATTATCGTTCCCTGCTACAACGAAGAAGAAGTAGTTGCCCTCTTTTATCAGGAAACACTGAAATCCGTAACAGCTATCCAGAATCTGGATTATGAATTTATTTTTATTGACGACGGAAGCAAAGACCACACACTGGATATTCTGCGTCTCCTCTGCTACCGGGATAAGCACTGTCATTATTTCTCCTTTTCCCGGAATTTCGGAAAAGAAGCCGCCATGTATGCGGGACTGGAACAGTCCTCCGGCGATTACTGTGTGATTATGGATGCGGATTTGCAGCATCCGCCCACGCTTCTGGCTCCCATGTATCAGGCATTAAGCCAGGAAGGATATGACTGCTGTGCCGGAAAGCGTATGGGCCGGGAAGGGGACGGAGCCATTCGGGGCCTCCTTTCCCGCAGCTTTTACAAAGTCATACAGAAAATGACCCATATGGATATGAGGGACGGAGCCGGAGATTTCCGCATGATGAATCGCACCATGGTGGACGCCATTCTTCAGATGAAAGAATACAACCGGTACACCAAAGGCATTTTCTCCTTTGTGGGATTTGAGACAAAATGGCTGGAATTCCAGAATGTGGAACGGGCGGCCGGAACCTCCAAGTGGAACCTGAAAAGCCTGTTTTCCTATGCTTTTGACGGAATCCTTTCCTTTTCCACCGCACCTTTGAAACTTCCCGGTATTCTTGGTATGCTGCTGTTTCTGATTTCCTGCTGCATGGGAATTCTGGCACTGGTGCAGCAGGCCCTGTTCCATCACAGTATGGGAACTCTGTACGGAATCTCCCTGCTGGTCATCTTTCTGAGCAGCCTGCAGATGATGATGGTATTTATTCTGGGAGAATATCTGTCCAGAGATTATCTGGAAAATAAAAAACGCCCCCTGTATCTTCTGCGGGAACGGGATGAGCAGCACGGGCCTCTGGCTCAGACCCATGAAGCATATGACCGGAAGGAACCTGGTTCCGGTGCGCACGAATTAAATGGAAAGAAGCGCCGGAGACGTCCGGTACCCCAGGCATAA